One genomic segment of Chromatiales bacterium 21-64-14 includes these proteins:
- a CDS encoding addiction module toxin RelE encodes MPRVHISFAESALTDLESLRAWYAEQSVPDVGTRLIAEIFQRISTLADHPDIGRVVPEFGQDFLRELIQPPFRIVYRRQPKQVQVVRIWRSERLLRLTPDLND; translated from the coding sequence ATGCCTCGAGTTCACATTAGCTTTGCCGAGTCTGCGCTCACCGATCTTGAGTCGCTAAGGGCTTGGTACGCGGAACAAAGCGTGCCGGATGTGGGCACAAGATTAATAGCGGAGATTTTTCAACGGATCAGTACGCTCGCCGATCATCCGGACATTGGGCGTGTGGTACCCGAGTTCGGTCAGGATTTTCTTCGTGAGCTCATCCAACCACCCTTTCGCATCGTCTACCGGCGTCAACCAAAGCAGGTGCAGGTAGTCAGGATATGGCGCAGCGAACGTCTGCTGCGTCTTACTCCCGACCTCAACGATTGA
- a CDS encoding prevent-host-death family protein: MSIKFSEDLVPLSDLKVNPGRVVKHTTEAHRPVLLTSRGRGVAVVQSVADYESAEEERSFMRAVVEGLSDLEAGREISLAKAKARLGLK, from the coding sequence ATGAGCATCAAATTTTCCGAAGACTTGGTTCCGCTCTCTGACCTCAAGGTCAACCCCGGTCGCGTGGTGAAGCACACGACAGAAGCACATCGCCCCGTCCTTCTCACCAGTCGTGGCCGAGGCGTTGCGGTAGTCCAATCGGTTGCCGATTATGAGAGCGCGGAAGAAGAGCGCTCCTTTATGCGTGCGGTGGTGGAGGGTCTCTCAGACCTGGAAGCCGGACGCGAAATCTCCCTTGCCAAGGCCAAGGCCAGGCTCGGCCTCAAATAG